The following are encoded together in the Nodosilinea sp. PGN35 genome:
- a CDS encoding ABC-2 family transporter protein, producing MVRRALKISRVMLSVYYAYMVEYRAELVFWVLSGTFPLILMGLWVEAAQGDQFDLSPTELVQYFLAVFLVRQFTVVWVIWEFEREVVEGRLSPYLLQPIDPAWRHFFSHVAERFARLPFAFLLVGLFLLLYPYAAWLPRWDNLLLGLLAIALAFCLRFLMQYTFALAAFWTERASALEQFWFLLYTFLSGMIAPLTLFPETVRTVVLWTPFPYLIYFPASLLINRPEHVARGFVAMVLWSALFWGLNRWLWRQGLRQYSGMGA from the coding sequence ATGGTCAGACGAGCGCTAAAAATTTCCCGCGTTATGCTGTCGGTGTACTACGCCTACATGGTGGAATACCGGGCAGAACTGGTGTTTTGGGTGCTGTCCGGCACCTTTCCGCTGATCCTCATGGGGCTGTGGGTGGAGGCAGCCCAGGGCGACCAGTTTGACCTCAGCCCCACGGAGCTAGTGCAATACTTTTTGGCTGTGTTCCTGGTGCGGCAGTTCACCGTGGTCTGGGTGATCTGGGAGTTTGAACGGGAAGTCGTTGAGGGCAGGCTGTCGCCCTACCTTTTGCAGCCCATTGACCCCGCCTGGCGGCACTTTTTTAGCCACGTGGCTGAGCGCTTTGCCCGGCTGCCCTTTGCCTTTTTGCTGGTGGGACTGTTTTTGTTGCTCTACCCCTACGCCGCCTGGCTACCCCGGTGGGATAACCTGCTGCTGGGGCTGCTGGCGATCGCTCTGGCCTTTTGCCTGCGGTTTTTGATGCAGTATACCTTTGCCCTGGCCGCCTTTTGGACAGAGCGGGCCAGCGCCCTGGAGCAGTTCTGGTTTTTGCTCTATACCTTTCTGTCGGGGATGATCGCACCGCTCACCCTCTTTCCTGAGACCGTGCGCACGGTGGTACTGTGGACACCCTTTCCCTACCTGATCTACTTCCCGGCCAGCCTGCTGATTAACCGCCCGGAGCACGTGGCTCGGGGGTTTGTGGCCATGGTGCTCTGGTCGGCACTATTTTGGGGGCTCAACCGCTGGCTGTGGCGGCAGGGGCTCAGGCAGTACTCGGGCATGGGGGCATAG
- a CDS encoding leucine-rich repeat-containing protein kinase family protein, producing MHRLDMLRSPSGADSRFCRQRLGSQRFKLAAGLTTFPEDILELADSLEVLDLSDNALTTLPDSFAQLHNLRVAFFNNNAFEVVPEVLAHCPKLSMVGFKSNQIATVPSGALPAATRWLILTDNRLEALPESMGQLPKLQKLMLAGNRLHALPESLANCQNLELVRIAANWLTTLPPWLLTLPRLSWLAYAGNPFCQSLGLGEAESLPQISWDDLTVGGMLGEGASGVISRGTWRQPQGETPVALKLFKGAITSDGLPADEMQACIAAGAHPNLIGPLGEIVAHPEGKKGLVLPLVDPSYQVMGGPPSLESCTRDTYPPEAEFSLEAALRIAIAVAAAAAHLHRRGILHGDLYPHNTLVTEGGDTCLSDFGAASFYDPAGPAAPALERLEVRAFGCLLEDLCDRCPTTAHPVLRLRQLQHACQRPEVLTRPTFGEVLDELTLLAG from the coding sequence ATGCATCGTCTAGACATGCTGCGATCGCCCTCAGGGGCCGACTCCCGCTTCTGCCGCCAGCGCCTCGGCAGCCAGCGATTCAAGCTGGCAGCAGGGTTAACGACTTTTCCAGAAGACATTTTGGAGCTGGCCGACAGCCTCGAAGTACTCGATCTGTCGGACAATGCCCTGACAACGCTGCCCGACAGCTTTGCCCAGCTACACAACCTGCGGGTGGCATTCTTTAACAACAACGCCTTTGAAGTGGTACCCGAGGTGCTGGCCCACTGCCCTAAGCTGTCGATGGTTGGGTTTAAGAGCAACCAGATCGCCACCGTGCCCAGCGGGGCGCTGCCCGCCGCCACCCGCTGGCTGATCTTGACCGATAACCGCCTTGAGGCGCTGCCTGAGTCCATGGGCCAGCTCCCCAAGCTGCAAAAGCTGATGCTGGCGGGCAACCGGCTGCATGCCCTGCCGGAGAGTTTGGCCAACTGTCAAAATCTCGAGCTGGTGCGCATTGCGGCCAACTGGCTCACCACCCTGCCCCCCTGGCTGCTCACCCTGCCCCGCCTGAGCTGGCTGGCCTACGCAGGCAACCCGTTTTGTCAGAGCTTAGGCCTGGGAGAAGCTGAGTCGCTGCCCCAGATTTCTTGGGACGACCTGACGGTGGGCGGCATGCTCGGGGAGGGGGCCTCCGGCGTGATTTCGCGCGGCACCTGGCGACAGCCCCAGGGGGAAACCCCCGTTGCCCTCAAGCTGTTTAAAGGGGCAATCACCAGCGACGGGCTGCCCGCAGACGAAATGCAGGCCTGCATCGCGGCGGGGGCACACCCCAACCTGATCGGCCCCCTGGGGGAGATTGTCGCTCATCCCGAGGGCAAAAAGGGGCTGGTGCTGCCGCTGGTTGACCCCAGCTACCAGGTGATGGGCGGCCCCCCCAGCTTAGAGAGCTGCACCCGCGACACCTATCCCCCAGAGGCCGAGTTTTCCCTGGAGGCTGCCCTGCGGATTGCGATCGCGGTAGCCGCCGCCGCGGCCCACCTGCATCGGCGCGGCATTCTCCACGGCGATCTGTATCCCCACAACACCCTGGTTACCGAGGGGGGAGACACCTGCCTCAGCGACTTTGGGGCGGCCAGCTTCTACGACCCAGCGGGGCCGGCGGCCCCGGCCCTGGAACGCTTAGAGGTGCGGGCCTTTGGCTGCCTGCTGGAGGATTTGTGCGATCGCTGCCCGACCACCGCCCACCCTGTGCTGCGGCTGCGCCAGCTCCAGCACGCCTGCCAGCGGCCTGAGGTATTGACCCGTCCGACCTTTGGGGAGGTGCTCGACGAGCTGACTCTATTGGCTGGCTAA
- a CDS encoding toll/interleukin-1 receptor domain-containing protein yields the protein MNAAGFGQPATDLTAQVFLAYAAEDGPSTPDGATKTAVQLLCQLLNQAQITYWQCPHPWPPGVDPEVAISRATEACDNFVMVLSPHALADAFCLQGLLFALSLNKRIVPVLVETVPQNHLPEPLQTLSAIDLRTGLRPGEADLTVAGRQLVHHLHHGADYHRAHTRLLMRALQWERQRRDPTLLLEGDELVQYQRWLWQAQGRSQHQPIRLQALYVAESDRRWSRPRGWLRRWL from the coding sequence GTGAATGCTGCTGGCTTTGGCCAGCCCGCCACTGACCTGACGGCTCAGGTATTTTTGGCCTACGCTGCTGAAGACGGGCCCAGCACCCCTGACGGAGCGACTAAGACGGCTGTCCAGTTGTTGTGCCAGCTGCTGAACCAGGCCCAGATTACCTACTGGCAATGCCCCCATCCCTGGCCCCCTGGGGTGGATCCGGAAGTTGCGATCTCGCGGGCAACCGAAGCCTGCGATAACTTTGTGATGGTGCTGTCGCCCCACGCCTTAGCCGATGCCTTTTGCCTCCAGGGGCTGCTGTTTGCCCTCAGCCTCAACAAGCGCATTGTGCCAGTGCTGGTCGAAACCGTGCCCCAAAACCATTTGCCTGAGCCGCTGCAGACGCTCAGCGCCATCGATCTGCGAACCGGCCTGCGGCCTGGGGAAGCCGATCTGACCGTCGCCGGTCGCCAGCTGGTGCACCACCTGCACCACGGGGCAGATTACCACCGCGCCCACACCCGGCTGCTGATGAGGGCGCTACAGTGGGAGCGGCAGCGGCGCGACCCTACCCTGCTGCTAGAGGGCGACGAGCTGGTACAGTATCAGCGCTGGCTCTGGCAGGCCCAGGGGCGATCGCAGCATCAGCCCATTCGCCTGCAAGCTCTGTACGTGGCCGAGAGCGATCGCCGCTGGAGCAGACCCAGGGGCTGGCTGCGCCGCTGGCTCTAG
- a CDS encoding ABC transporter permease, whose amino-acid sequence MERYLRVLSLFWSTAIAAELEYRLNFLVTALISLGGLVGSLFGLFLFYRTGYEFEGWSWEAALLVLGLFTVLQGFSATVLIPNLNKIVTQVQQGTLDFVLLKPISSQFWLSTRVISPWGLPDVLFGLVMIGYGGTRLGLGWADYALALLPLLFGALTLYSLWFMLGATSIWFVKIYNVTEVLRGLLEAGRFPIAAYPIAYRVFFTFVVPVAFLTTVPAQTMLGQGGRGWLLASALLAVVLLGVANLFWRFALRFYTSASS is encoded by the coding sequence GTGGAGCGTTACCTCAGGGTGCTGAGTCTGTTTTGGAGCACGGCGATCGCCGCCGAGCTAGAGTACCGGCTCAATTTTTTAGTCACCGCCCTGATCAGCCTGGGCGGACTGGTGGGTAGTCTGTTTGGCCTGTTTTTGTTCTATCGCACCGGCTACGAATTCGAGGGCTGGAGCTGGGAGGCCGCCCTGCTGGTGCTGGGGCTATTCACCGTGCTGCAAGGCTTTTCCGCTACGGTACTAATTCCCAACCTCAACAAAATCGTCACCCAGGTGCAGCAGGGCACCCTTGACTTTGTGCTGCTCAAACCGATCAGTTCACAGTTTTGGCTGTCTACCCGCGTGATCTCCCCCTGGGGTCTGCCCGATGTGCTGTTTGGTCTAGTGATGATCGGCTACGGTGGCACTCGCCTGGGCCTGGGCTGGGCCGACTACGCCCTGGCGCTCTTGCCCCTGCTGTTTGGGGCGCTGACCCTCTACAGCCTGTGGTTTATGCTGGGGGCTACCAGCATTTGGTTTGTCAAAATCTACAATGTCACCGAGGTGCTGCGGGGGCTGCTGGAGGCGGGGCGGTTCCCGATCGCGGCCTATCCCATTGCCTACCGAGTGTTTTTTACCTTTGTGGTGCCGGTGGCGTTTTTAACTACGGTACCGGCCCAAACTATGCTCGGGCAGGGCGGGCGCGGGTGGCTGTTGGCCTCGGCGCTGCTGGCGGTGGTGCTGCTGGGGGTGGCGAATCTATTCTGGCGGTTTGCCCTGCGGTTTTACACCAGCGCGTCGAGCTAG
- a CDS encoding tetratricopeptide repeat protein, whose product MSLNSQTYLGHNQEAYQELRLALQLNLRRQLLIAVCDDTALQEQLAQRLEANFSPLPETVPLAPEVRARQLTLVTLRLGGDRPDLVREVLLWLKQQRRLQGGLPTAPVFQIVGIDQLTRQSPTVQNHFLASLIRVDALLTQLDCRLLVWVPRPWLGKIRQSVPGFWRSRSGLFEFMGEPGAQVAAPARAAAPSADRPAPQSAHLWQVLQDDRSTAEQPALEAPAPNETALHNGAVDQLHDGAVDQTTAPPLLGAEPQAAPPFGAQPNLQGYTVVEQGSFSSIVMPPVGATAAAALAALQQAEPVTPPVEAAASASLPWRPPEQVLELPPDLAQDRDLANLWRYVQGLMEQQAGPLTLARAYLALGQMGRDRLSVEAPAASVLSFAAAAYDRAIAGLPEGSTDWCDALNDLASLYWLQGQQESTPDPDPWLRRSASTYEKALKGDAKAIPADTLGRLYGNLGTVYGLLANLEEPAACLAQAVAAYQQALVHSPAAKSPTDYANLQNSLGAIHWRLSQYEQPQHHLAQAIAAYGEALAHRTAHDAPLEYAMVQNNLGIAYWSLAQHQQPVFLLERAIAAYEAALKYRTTAAAPAGCAATANNLGTAYWDLAQQAAVAGERRIAVLHQAAAAYETALSAAQIALQASPAPALGFDLWATCHSAGVVHDQLAQALPDTQAEARQRHLETALQQYLLAYRGWHHDPQQVEVLITALVYNAHLSFEIFGIPAQQTVLSKLPGELLAQVLRRL is encoded by the coding sequence GTGTCTTTGAATTCTCAAACCTACCTGGGGCACAACCAGGAAGCCTACCAGGAGCTGCGCCTGGCGCTGCAACTCAATCTGCGACGGCAGCTGTTGATCGCAGTGTGCGATGACACGGCCCTGCAAGAGCAGCTAGCCCAGCGCCTGGAGGCCAACTTTAGCCCCCTGCCTGAGACGGTGCCCCTGGCCCCGGAGGTGCGAGCCCGGCAGCTCACCCTAGTTACCCTGCGCCTCGGCGGCGATCGCCCCGATCTGGTGCGCGAGGTGCTGCTGTGGCTGAAGCAGCAGCGTCGGCTCCAGGGCGGTTTGCCCACCGCGCCAGTCTTTCAAATTGTGGGCATTGACCAGCTGACGCGCCAGTCGCCCACGGTGCAGAACCACTTTTTGGCCTCGCTGATTCGGGTCGATGCGCTGCTCACCCAGCTCGACTGTCGGCTGCTGGTGTGGGTGCCGCGCCCCTGGCTGGGCAAAATTCGCCAGTCGGTGCCGGGGTTTTGGCGATCGCGCAGCGGCCTGTTTGAGTTTATGGGCGAGCCCGGTGCCCAGGTGGCCGCTCCGGCCAGGGCGGCGGCCCCGTCGGCAGATCGACCTGCCCCCCAGTCCGCTCATCTGTGGCAGGTACTGCAAGACGATCGCTCCACCGCTGAGCAGCCTGCGCTCGAGGCTCCGGCACCCAACGAAACAGCGCTACACAATGGGGCCGTAGACCAGCTACACGATGGGGCCGTAGACCAGACGACGGCACCTCCTCTGCTCGGCGCAGAACCCCAAGCTGCCCCCCCCTTCGGTGCCCAACCCAATCTCCAGGGCTACACCGTTGTAGAGCAGGGGTCGTTTTCCAGCATTGTTATGCCGCCTGTGGGGGCTACGGCGGCGGCGGCTCTGGCGGCCCTCCAGCAGGCTGAGCCGGTCACGCCTCCGGTAGAGGCGGCGGCTTCTGCCAGTCTGCCGTGGCGGCCCCCTGAACAGGTTTTAGAACTGCCCCCCGACCTGGCCCAAGACCGAGACCTGGCGAATCTATGGCGCTACGTGCAGGGGTTGATGGAGCAGCAGGCGGGGCCCTTGACCCTGGCGCGGGCATACCTGGCCCTGGGGCAGATGGGGCGCGATCGCCTCTCCGTCGAGGCCCCCGCCGCCAGCGTGCTCAGCTTTGCCGCCGCCGCCTACGACCGGGCGATCGCCGGTCTGCCCGAGGGCAGCACCGACTGGTGCGACGCCCTCAACGACCTGGCCAGCCTCTACTGGCTCCAGGGCCAGCAGGAGAGCACCCCCGACCCCGACCCCTGGCTGCGCCGCAGCGCCAGCACCTACGAAAAAGCCCTCAAAGGCGACGCAAAGGCAATTCCTGCCGACACCCTGGGGCGGCTCTACGGCAACCTGGGTACAGTCTACGGACTGCTGGCGAACCTGGAGGAGCCAGCGGCCTGTCTCGCCCAAGCGGTGGCAGCCTACCAACAGGCGCTGGTGCACAGCCCGGCGGCAAAATCGCCCACAGACTACGCCAACCTGCAAAACAGCCTGGGGGCGATCCACTGGCGGCTGTCCCAGTATGAGCAGCCCCAGCACCACCTGGCCCAGGCCATTGCCGCCTACGGCGAAGCCCTGGCCCACCGCACCGCCCACGACGCACCGCTGGAGTACGCTATGGTGCAAAACAACCTGGGCATTGCTTACTGGAGCCTGGCCCAGCACCAGCAGCCGGTGTTTTTGCTCGAACGGGCGATCGCCGCCTACGAAGCCGCCCTCAAATACCGCACCACTGCCGCTGCCCCGGCAGGCTGTGCCGCCACCGCCAACAACCTGGGCACCGCCTACTGGGATCTGGCTCAGCAGGCGGCTGTGGCAGGCGAACGGCGCATCGCCGTCCTGCACCAGGCGGCTGCCGCCTACGAAACCGCCCTATCTGCCGCCCAGATCGCCCTGCAAGCATCGCCCGCCCCCGCCCTGGGGTTCGATCTGTGGGCCACCTGCCACAGTGCTGGCGTCGTCCACGATCAGCTGGCTCAGGCACTGCCAGACACCCAAGCTGAAGCCCGTCAGCGCCATCTAGAAACGGCTTTACAGCAGTATCTGCTGGCCTACCGGGGCTGGCACCACGACCCCCAGCAGGTAGAGGTGCTGATCACCGCCCTGGTCTACAACGCCCACCTCAGTTTTGAAATCTTTGGCATCCCCGCTCAGCAGACGGTGCTCTCCAAGCTGCCGGGGGAGCTGCTGGCCCAGGTGTTGCGTCGGCTGTAG
- the dnaK gene encoding molecular chaperone DnaK — MGKVVGIDLGTTNSVVAVMEGGKPTVIANAEGFRTTPSVVAYAKNGDRLVGQIAKRQAVMNTENTFYSVKRFIGRRYDEVGTESTEVAYKVLNVGNNVKIDCPQAGQQFSPEEISAQILRKLADDAGKYLGEKVTQAVITVPAYFNDSQRQATKDAGKIAGLEVLRIINEPTAASLAYGLDRKSNETILVFDLGGGTFDVSILEVGDGVFEVLATSGDTHLGGDDFDKKIVDYLAGEFQKMEGIDLRKDKQALQRLTEAAEKAKIELSSVTQAEINLPFITATQDGPKHLEMTLTRGKFEELCADLIDRCRVPVEQALKDAKVAKTAIDEVVLVGGSTRIPAIKDVVKRTLDKEPNETVNPDEVVAIGAAVQGGVLAGEVKDILLLDVTPLSLGVETLGGVMTKLIPRNTTIPTKKSEVFSTAQDGQTNVEIKVLQGEREMASDNKSLGTFQLSGIPAAPRGVPQIEVIFDIDANGILNVTAKDKGTGKEQTITISGASTLDENEVERMVKDAEANAAADKERRERIDLKNQADSLTYQAEKQLADMGDKVPAADKEKAEEQIKSLRTAIEAEDFDTIKTLTGELQQTLYGISTNLYQQAGGDAGAPGPDAAAEGGSTDGGDDVIDAEFSEPGSN, encoded by the coding sequence ATGGGAAAAGTAGTTGGAATCGACCTCGGTACCACCAACTCTGTGGTTGCCGTGATGGAAGGGGGCAAGCCCACCGTTATCGCTAACGCCGAAGGCTTTCGCACCACCCCCTCGGTTGTCGCCTACGCTAAGAACGGCGATCGCCTGGTTGGCCAGATCGCCAAGCGCCAGGCGGTGATGAACACCGAGAACACCTTTTATTCTGTCAAGCGCTTCATCGGTCGTCGCTACGACGAAGTCGGCACCGAGTCTACGGAAGTCGCCTACAAAGTGCTGAACGTAGGCAACAACGTCAAAATTGACTGCCCCCAGGCGGGTCAGCAGTTCTCCCCGGAAGAGATTTCGGCCCAGATTTTGCGCAAGCTAGCCGACGACGCCGGTAAGTACCTGGGCGAAAAAGTCACCCAGGCGGTGATCACCGTGCCCGCCTACTTCAACGACTCCCAGCGCCAGGCTACCAAAGACGCCGGTAAGATTGCCGGTCTCGAAGTGCTGCGGATCATCAATGAGCCCACCGCCGCTTCCCTAGCCTATGGGCTAGACCGCAAGAGCAACGAAACCATTCTGGTGTTTGACCTGGGTGGCGGTACCTTCGACGTCTCCATTCTCGAAGTGGGCGACGGCGTGTTTGAGGTGCTGGCGACCTCCGGTGACACCCACCTGGGCGGCGACGACTTCGACAAAAAGATCGTCGATTACCTGGCCGGTGAGTTTCAAAAAATGGAAGGCATCGACCTGCGCAAAGACAAGCAGGCCCTCCAGCGCCTGACCGAGGCCGCTGAAAAAGCCAAAATTGAGCTGTCCAGCGTCACCCAGGCCGAGATCAACCTGCCCTTTATCACCGCCACCCAGGACGGCCCCAAGCACCTGGAGATGACCCTCACCCGAGGCAAGTTTGAGGAGCTGTGCGCCGATCTGATCGATCGCTGCCGCGTTCCAGTAGAGCAGGCGCTCAAAGATGCCAAAGTGGCCAAAACCGCCATCGACGAGGTGGTGCTGGTGGGCGGCTCGACCCGCATCCCCGCCATTAAGGACGTGGTCAAGCGCACCCTCGACAAAGAGCCCAACGAGACCGTCAACCCCGACGAGGTCGTCGCCATCGGTGCGGCGGTTCAGGGTGGCGTGCTGGCGGGAGAAGTCAAAGACATTCTGCTGCTCGATGTCACCCCCCTGTCTTTGGGAGTCGAAACCCTGGGCGGCGTGATGACCAAGCTCATCCCCCGCAACACCACCATCCCGACCAAAAAGTCGGAGGTGTTCTCCACCGCCCAAGATGGCCAGACCAACGTGGAGATCAAAGTGCTCCAGGGCGAGCGCGAAATGGCCAGCGACAACAAGAGCCTGGGTACCTTCCAGCTCTCCGGCATCCCTGCCGCGCCCCGTGGTGTACCTCAGATCGAGGTGATCTTTGACATCGATGCCAACGGCATTCTCAATGTCACCGCTAAAGACAAGGGCACTGGCAAGGAGCAGACCATCACCATTTCGGGTGCCTCTACCCTCGATGAGAACGAGGTCGAGCGCATGGTGAAAGATGCCGAGGCCAACGCCGCCGCCGACAAAGAGCGCCGCGAACGCATCGACCTCAAGAACCAGGCCGACTCGCTCACCTACCAGGCTGAGAAGCAGCTGGCCGATATGGGCGACAAGGTGCCCGCCGCCGACAAAGAAAAGGCCGAAGAGCAGATCAAGTCGCTGCGCACCGCCATCGAAGCTGAGGACTTTGACACCATCAAAACCCTCACTGGCGAGCTGCAACAGACTCTCTACGGCATCAGCACCAACCTGTACCAGCAGGCGGGCGGCGATGCCGGTGCCCCCGGTCCCGATGCCGCTGCCGAGGGCGGCAGCACCGACGGTGGTGACGATGTGATCGATGCCGAGTTCTCTGAGCCCGGCTCCAACTAA
- a CDS encoding cell wall metabolism sensor histidine kinase WalK produces MAYFWRTPTTSLRHLLRDSPIDVRSLQARLTAGVVLTSLVGIGSLAGWMGWRIQHIMLNSYRQGTTLVAERLQEDVRYYSATMPPQAALERVIDHRATGDLAIWVETLEGDAPGGPELTRNEYPSRNRLAQSDILTMGSWQTSGVSDALLAMAIPTGTRIVSVQGWRLVVCASPLEVAGLSPATLYLAADITADYQAVQRLARMLLLTSLGLISLLSAAFALYIRRTLKPIRQLNRLAGQVTADTLDQPLSLEAAPTEVQELVRTYNRMLARLSTAWEQQKRLLNDVSHELRTPLSLVQGYLESTLRRGHNLTAAQRQGLEIAAAEASRTTRLLSEILALARLNNGQGKLTLEAIDLGDPIREAVALAIEIQPEAQAQIVVNIPTSVVTQIDRPKLRTALVELIDNALRYGSPHRPVEISLTRQGQWATVQVQDYGAGIPPDCQGKIFDPFYRVDEARSRFSGGTGLGLTLVRSLIEAMGGHITVQSQPHQGSCFTLHLPL; encoded by the coding sequence ATGGCGTACTTCTGGCGAACCCCGACAACCTCTCTTCGCCATCTGCTGCGCGACAGCCCGATCGATGTAAGGTCGCTACAAGCGCGGTTGACCGCCGGAGTGGTGCTCACCTCCCTGGTGGGCATCGGCTCCCTGGCCGGGTGGATGGGCTGGCGCATACAGCACATTATGCTGAACAGCTACCGCCAGGGCACCACCCTGGTGGCCGAGCGCCTGCAAGAAGATGTGCGCTACTACAGCGCCACCATGCCGCCCCAGGCGGCCCTCGAGCGCGTCATTGACCACCGCGCTACCGGCGACCTGGCAATTTGGGTCGAAACCCTGGAGGGCGATGCGCCAGGCGGGCCGGAACTGACTCGCAACGAGTACCCGTCCCGGAATCGCCTTGCCCAGTCAGACATTCTCACCATGGGGTCGTGGCAAACCTCGGGGGTGAGCGACGCGCTGCTGGCAATGGCGATTCCCACCGGCACTAGAATTGTCTCGGTTCAGGGTTGGCGGCTGGTGGTGTGCGCCAGCCCCCTGGAGGTAGCCGGTCTGTCCCCAGCTACCCTCTACCTGGCCGCCGACATCACCGCTGATTACCAGGCCGTGCAGCGATTGGCGCGCATGCTGCTGCTCACCAGTCTGGGGCTGATCAGCCTGCTGTCGGCGGCCTTTGCCCTCTACATTCGCCGCACCCTCAAGCCCATTCGCCAGCTCAACCGTCTGGCGGGCCAGGTGACCGCCGACACCCTTGACCAACCCCTCAGCCTGGAGGCTGCCCCCACCGAGGTGCAAGAACTGGTGCGCACCTACAACAGAATGCTGGCTCGGCTCTCAACCGCCTGGGAGCAGCAAAAACGTCTGCTCAACGATGTTTCCCACGAGCTGCGCACGCCCCTGTCGCTGGTGCAGGGCTACCTAGAAAGCACCCTGCGCCGGGGGCACAACCTCACCGCCGCCCAGCGGCAGGGGCTAGAAATTGCCGCTGCCGAAGCCAGCCGCACCACCCGGCTGCTCAGCGAAATTCTGGCTCTGGCACGCCTGAACAACGGGCAGGGGAAACTAACGTTAGAGGCCATCGACCTCGGTGACCCGATCCGCGAAGCCGTCGCCCTGGCGATCGAGATCCAGCCCGAGGCTCAGGCCCAGATCGTCGTCAACATCCCCACCTCGGTGGTGACCCAGATCGATCGCCCCAAGCTACGCACTGCCCTAGTCGAACTCATTGACAACGCCCTCCGCTACGGCAGCCCCCACCGGCCAGTGGAAATTTCTCTGACGCGCCAGGGCCAGTGGGCCACGGTCCAGGTGCAAGACTACGGCGCGGGCATCCCCCCCGACTGCCAGGGCAAGATCTTCGACCCCTTCTACCGGGTAGACGAAGCCCGATCGCGCTTCAGCGGCGGCACCGGTCTGGGCCTCACCCTGGTGCGATCGCTAATCGAAGCCATGGGTGGCCATATCACCGTCCAGTCGCAACCCCACCAGGGCAGCTGCTTCACCCTCCACCTCCCCCTCTAG
- the hemJ gene encoding protoporphyrinogen oxidase HemJ — translation MAYYWFKAFHIVGVVVWFAGLFYLVRLFIYHVEAEAEPEPARSILKNQYTMMEKRLYGIITTPGMVVAVAMAVGLLVLMPEYLKDGWMHAKLGLVAVLLAYHHYCARLMRQLHRGECRWSGQQLRALNEAPTLLLVAIVMLVIFKNNFPTGATTWLMVGLVVLMAATIQLYARKRRLDKEKAALREQQTALDEVPEPQALQS, via the coding sequence ATGGCCTACTACTGGTTCAAAGCGTTTCACATTGTTGGCGTTGTAGTGTGGTTTGCCGGGCTGTTTTACCTGGTGCGCCTGTTTATCTACCACGTTGAGGCCGAGGCTGAGCCAGAACCGGCCCGCAGCATTCTCAAGAACCAGTACACCATGATGGAAAAGCGGCTGTACGGCATCATTACCACCCCCGGCATGGTGGTGGCGGTCGCCATGGCGGTGGGGTTGCTGGTGCTGATGCCGGAATACCTCAAAGATGGCTGGATGCACGCCAAGCTGGGGCTGGTGGCGGTGCTGCTGGCCTACCACCACTACTGCGCTCGGCTGATGCGTCAGCTGCACCGGGGCGAATGCCGGTGGTCGGGGCAGCAGCTGCGGGCGCTCAACGAGGCCCCCACCCTGCTGCTGGTGGCGATCGTCATGCTGGTGATCTTTAAGAACAACTTCCCGACCGGGGCGACCACCTGGCTGATGGTGGGGCTGGTGGTATTGATGGCGGCGACCATTCAGCTCTACGCCCGCAAGCGGCGGCTGGATAAGGAGAAAGCGGCGCTCAGGGAGCAGCAAACGGCGCTGGATGAAGTTCCTGAACCCCAAGCGCTGCAAAGCTGA
- a CDS encoding response regulator transcription factor — MPIRILIVEDEEKLAKFVQLELSYEGYEVSVAHDGLSGLMAARDHPPDLIILDWMMPGLSGVEVCRRLRQTGTATPVILLTAKDEVSDRVEGLDAGADDYVVKPFSIEELLARVRAHLRRSEPQDAEVLVFGDLTLDRRSREVRRGQRPVELTAKEFDLLDYLMTNPRQVLTRDRILEQVWGYDFMGDSNIIEVYVRYLRLKLEAEGESRLIQTMRGVGYVLRD; from the coding sequence ATGCCCATCCGCATCCTGATCGTCGAAGACGAAGAAAAACTTGCCAAATTCGTGCAGCTAGAGCTGTCCTACGAAGGCTACGAGGTCAGTGTGGCCCACGACGGTCTCTCGGGGTTGATGGCCGCCCGCGACCACCCCCCCGACCTGATTATTCTCGACTGGATGATGCCGGGGCTGAGCGGAGTGGAAGTGTGCCGCCGCCTGCGCCAGACCGGCACTGCCACCCCGGTGATTTTGCTGACGGCCAAGGATGAGGTGAGCGATCGCGTCGAAGGGCTCGACGCCGGAGCCGATGACTACGTGGTCAAACCCTTCAGCATCGAAGAACTGCTGGCCCGCGTGCGCGCCCACCTGCGCCGCAGCGAACCCCAGGATGCCGAGGTGCTGGTGTTCGGCGATCTCACCCTCGATCGCCGCAGCCGCGAGGTGCGCCGGGGTCAGCGCCCGGTTGAGCTGACCGCCAAGGAGTTTGACCTGCTCGACTATCTAATGACTAACCCACGCCAGGTGCTTACCCGCGATCGCATCCTCGAACAGGTGTGGGGCTACGACTTTATGGGCGACTCCAACATCATCGAGGTCTACGTGCGCTACCTGCGCCTCAAGCTCGAAGCCGAGGGCGAAAGCCGCCTGATTCAAACCATGCGCGGTGTCGGCTACGTGCTGCGCGATTAG